In Neorhizobium sp. NCHU2750, a single genomic region encodes these proteins:
- the purQ gene encoding phosphoribosylformylglycinamidine synthase subunit PurQ, which produces MKSAVVQLPGLNRDRDMIAALTKISGKAPITVWQTETAIADDVDLIVIPGGFSYGDYLRCGAIAARMPVMRAIKEKAEKGVKVLGVCNGFQILVEAGLLPGALMMNASLKFVCKEVKLEVVNADTDFTRAYEKGQVIRCPVAHHEGNYFVDQETLKSMNGNGQVVFRYAEGTNPNGAIENIAGVVNTRGNVLGMMPHPENLIEAAHGGSDGRGIFASALDVIAA; this is translated from the coding sequence ATGAAGTCAGCCGTCGTCCAGCTCCCAGGCCTCAACCGCGATCGCGACATGATCGCCGCCCTCACCAAGATCTCCGGCAAGGCGCCGATCACCGTCTGGCAGACGGAAACGGCCATTGCCGATGACGTCGATCTGATCGTCATTCCGGGCGGCTTTTCCTATGGCGATTACCTGCGCTGCGGCGCGATTGCCGCCCGCATGCCGGTCATGCGGGCAATCAAGGAAAAGGCCGAAAAGGGCGTCAAGGTTCTCGGCGTCTGCAACGGCTTCCAGATCCTCGTCGAGGCCGGCCTTCTGCCGGGCGCCTTGATGATGAACGCCTCGCTGAAATTCGTCTGCAAGGAAGTCAAGCTCGAAGTCGTCAATGCTGACACAGACTTCACCCGCGCCTATGAAAAGGGCCAGGTCATCCGCTGCCCCGTTGCCCACCACGAGGGCAACTATTTCGTCGACCAGGAAACCCTGAAGTCGATGAACGGCAACGGCCAGGTCGTCTTCCGCTATGCAGAAGGCACCAACCCGAACGGCGCGATCGAGAACATTGCGGGCGTCGTCAACACCCGCGGCAACGTGCTTGGCATGATGCCCCATCCGGAAAACCTGATCGAGGCTGCCCATGGCGGCAGCGACGGTCGCGGCATCTTCGCCTCCGCACTCGACGTCATCGCAGCCTGA
- the purS gene encoding phosphoribosylformylglycinamidine synthase subunit PurS: protein MIKARVTVTLKNGVLDPQGKAIEGALGSLGFEGVHQARQGKVFDLELDTADKAKAETDLKAMCEKLLANTVIENYTIAID from the coding sequence GTGATCAAGGCACGCGTCACCGTTACGCTCAAGAACGGCGTTCTCGACCCGCAGGGCAAGGCCATCGAAGGCGCCCTCGGCAGCCTCGGCTTCGAAGGCGTCCACCAGGCCCGCCAGGGCAAGGTCTTCGACCTCGAACTCGACACCGCCGACAAGGCCAAGGCCGAGACCGATCTCAAGGCCATGTGCGAGAAGCTTCTGGCAAACACGGTGATTGAGAACTACACTATCGCAATCGACTAA
- a CDS encoding DUF1127 domain-containing protein produces the protein MRKYEEYLSTIDTIYPDRYERESAFHVVGDMLPPAPMPVRTGFIAGLLDIVRNWQTRRAGRRVLRDMDHGQLQDIGVTRIAAEREVAKSRFLA, from the coding sequence ATGCGCAAGTACGAAGAGTACCTCAGTACAATCGATACAATATATCCGGATCGCTACGAACGCGAATCCGCGTTCCATGTCGTGGGCGACATGCTGCCGCCGGCGCCGATGCCGGTGCGTACGGGATTTATTGCCGGATTGCTGGATATTGTGCGCAATTGGCAGACACGCCGTGCCGGGCGGCGAGTGCTGCGTGACATGGATCACGGTCAGTTGCAGGATATCGGCGTGACGCGGATTGCCGCCGAACGGGAGGTCGCAAAGTCGCGCTTCCTCGCCTGA